Proteins from a single region of Sesamum indicum cultivar Zhongzhi No. 13 linkage group LG5, S_indicum_v1.0, whole genome shotgun sequence:
- the LOC105161967 gene encoding DNA repair protein RAD51 homolog, with product MEQQRKQVLQQEQQEELEDVQHGPFPVEQLQASGISALDIKKLKDAGLCTVESVAYSPRKELLQIKGISDAKVDKIIEAASKLVPLGFTSASQLHAQRLEIIQITSGSKELDKILEGGIETGSITELYGEFRSGKTQLCHTLCVTCQLPLDQGGGEGKAMYIDAEGTFRPQRLLQIADRFGLNGADVLENVAYARAYNTDHQSRLLLEAASMMVETRFALMIVDSATALYRTDFSGRGELSARQMHLAKFLRSLQKLADEFGVAVVITNQVVAQVDGSAIFAGPQIKPIGGNIMAHATTTRLALRKGRGEERICKVISSPCLAEAEARFQISVDGVTDVKD from the exons ATGGAGCAGCAGAGAAAGCAAGTGTTGCAGCAGGAGCAACAGGAGGAACTAGAAGATGTTCAGCATGGCCCTTTTCCTGTTGAGCAACTTCAG GCATCAGGCATTTCTGCCCTTGACATTAAAAAGCTCAAAGATGCTGGCTTGTGCACTGTAGAATCTGTGGCATACTCTCCAAGGAAGGAGCTTTTGCAAATAAAAGGAATTAGTGATGCAAAAGTAGATAAGATTATCGAGGCAG CTTCAAAGCTGGTGCCACTGGGCTTTACAAGTGCCAGCCAACTACATGCTCAGAGGCttgaaataattcaaataacttCTGGGTCAAAGGAACTTGACAAAATTTTAGAAG GAGGAATTGAAACTGGGTCTATAACTGAATTATATGGGGAGTTCCGTTCTGGAAAGACTCAACTATGCCATACACTCTGTGTCACTTGCCAA CTCCCATTAGACCAAGGTGGTGGGGAGGGAAAAGCTATGTACATTGATGCAGAGGGGACATTCAGGCCACAGAGACTACTACAAATAGCAGACAG GTTCGGGTTGAATGGTGCTGATGTTTTGGAGAATGTGGCCTATGCTCGAGCATATAACACTGATCATCAATCCAGGCTGCTGCTTGAAGCTGCGTCCATGATGGTGGAAACCCG GTTTGCTCTCATGATAGTAGATAGTGCTACTGCTCTTTATAGGACAGATTTTTCAGGAAGGGGAGAATTATCAGCGAGGCAAATGCATCTCGCAAAGTTCTTGAGGAGCCTACAGAAATTAGCAGATGAG TTTGGCGTTGCTGTTGTTATAACCAACCAAGTAGTTGCTCAAGTGGATGGCTCTGCCATTTTCGCTGGGCCACAAATCAAACCCATTGGTGGCAACATTATGGCCCACGCTACTACAACGAG GCTAGCTTTGCGGAAAGGCAGAGGAGAGGAGCGAATATGCAAAGTAATCAGTTCTCCATGTTTGGCTGAAGCTGAAGCAAGATTTCAGATATCCGTAGATGGCGTAACAGATGTGAAGGACTGA